Proteins encoded within one genomic window of Nordella sp. HKS 07:
- a CDS encoding cyclodeaminase, translating into MSDIAILTEADLRRAVTLGAPVLAAVEEAFRLLASGKVIMPPILSMEIAEANGEVDVKTAYLPGFDHFAIKVSPGFFDNPKLGLPSLNGLMILFSAKTGLVTALLLDNGYLTDIRTAAAGAIATKYLAPKKIEAAAVLGTGAQARLQIIAAHQMRPFSRVLVWGRDRARAEACAEDIAAALKINTEAVPDAAAAVAAAQLVVTATSARKPILRAEWLHKGMHITAMGADQAGKNEIDPRAVALADLYVCDRVSQASALGELRAARAATLMNGTNPPELGAIVAGTHPGRTSETAITICDLTGTGAQDTAIASYAFAAAQKLGIGAKIKA; encoded by the coding sequence ATGAGCGATATCGCCATTCTCACCGAAGCCGATCTGCGCCGCGCAGTCACACTCGGCGCTCCCGTCCTTGCCGCGGTGGAGGAAGCTTTCCGGCTTCTTGCTTCGGGCAAGGTCATCATGCCGCCGATACTTTCGATGGAGATCGCGGAGGCGAATGGCGAAGTCGATGTGAAGACCGCCTATCTGCCGGGCTTCGATCATTTCGCCATCAAGGTAAGTCCGGGTTTCTTCGACAATCCGAAGCTCGGTTTGCCAAGCCTCAATGGCCTGATGATCCTGTTCTCGGCCAAGACCGGGCTCGTTACCGCACTTCTCCTCGACAATGGCTATCTCACCGATATCCGTACCGCCGCGGCCGGCGCCATCGCCACCAAATATCTGGCGCCGAAAAAGATCGAGGCCGCCGCCGTGCTTGGCACCGGCGCGCAGGCGCGCCTGCAGATCATCGCCGCGCATCAAATGCGGCCCTTCAGCCGAGTGCTGGTCTGGGGCCGCGATCGGGCGCGTGCCGAGGCCTGTGCCGAGGACATCGCAGCGGCGCTCAAGATCAACACCGAAGCGGTGCCAGATGCGGCCGCCGCCGTCGCCGCGGCGCAACTGGTGGTCACGGCGACTTCGGCGCGCAAGCCGATCCTGCGCGCCGAATGGCTCCATAAGGGAATGCACATCACCGCCATGGGCGCCGATCAGGCCGGCAAGAACGAGATCGACCCGCGCGCCGTGGCGCTTGCCGATCTCTATGTCTGCGACCGTGTGAGCCAGGCGTCAGCTTTGGGCGAATTGCGCGCGGCCCGCGCCGCCACCTTGATGAACGGCACCAATCCGCCCGAGCTCGGCGCCATCGTCGCCGGTACTCATCCGGGGCGTACCTCCGAGACCGCCATCACCATCTGCGACCTGACCGGTACGGGCGCGCAGGATACCGCCATCGCGTCCTATGCCTTCGCCGCGGCGCAGAAGCTCGGCATCGGCGCCAAAATCAAAGCTTGA